The Pecten maximus chromosome 14, xPecMax1.1, whole genome shotgun sequence genome includes a region encoding these proteins:
- the LOC117342482 gene encoding uncharacterized protein LOC117342482: MECNVQKHPVIVFNDEGGSSDKDGTCTSCSRCGSKFLTWTYLVLFLVLFLSNISLHYKCMTLSNELSELQKRDISPRASPYASSNKDSRSVSIHHNQERSLSRRNSRQVRRRRREILNDLERKTERHKSAIERILNRPAMHLRGSSSDAMNAAQNSLFSSIERRNIFVWEHQDPNYPNPSFRYVNDVQDNTKILGINITNPGMYLIYSQVMINGPPRAHDPAYGLETARRKPHNLQDVLLRSHVTQDGRGSVYPNIPNYAPRYPVDFISHMGMFELECEDIIYVRVPSLSSNGNYLRDSEQTYFGLELIKPKYNYLQQLNGC; the protein is encoded by the exons ATGGAGTGCAATGTGCAAAAACATCCAGTCATTGTCTTCAACGATGAAGGCGGATCTTCTGATAAGGATGGAACTTGCACCTCTTGCAGCCGTTGTGGCTCAAAGTTCTTAACCTGGACATATCTCGTTCTTTTCCTCGTATTGTTCCTATCCAATATATCTCTCCATTACAAGTGTATGACACTTTCAAACGAACTGTCAGAGTTACAGAAAAGAGACATTTCACCTCGTGCTAGCCCATATGCATCGTCAAATAAGGATTCAAGAAGTGTGAGCATTCACCACAACCAAGAGAGAAGTCTTAGCAGGAGGAACTCTCGTCAG GTCAGGAGACGGAGGAGAGAGA ttttaaacgATCTAGAAA GAAAGACAGAACGACACAAGAGTGCCATTGAAC gaaTCCTCAATCGGCCAGCCATGCATCTGAGGGGATCAAGTAGTGACGCAATGAACGCTGCCCAAAATTCACTATTTTCATCCATAG AGAGAAGAAACATATTCGTATGGGAACATCAAGATCCAAACTATCCGAATCCTTCATTCCGGTATGTCAATGATGTACAAGACAATACTAAAATATTGGGAATCAACATTACAAACCCGGGCATGTACCTCATCTACAGCCAGGTGATGATCAACGGCCCACCCAGAGC tcaTGATCCTGCATATGGGCTGGAGACTGCTCGAAGGAAGCCCCACAATCTACAGGATGTGCTTTTGAGAAGTCACGTGACCCAAGATGGGCG GGGGTCTGTATATCCAAATATCCCCAACTATGCACCACGATATCCAGTGGACTTTATTAGTCATATGGGTATGTTTGAACTGGAGTGTGAGGATATCATTTACGTCAGGGTACCAAGCCTTTCTTCAAATGGAAATTATTTAAGGGATTCCGAACAGACATATTTTGGTCTCGAACTCATCAAACCTAAATACAACTATCTGCAGCAACTCAACGGCTGTTAG
- the LOC117342253 gene encoding uncharacterized protein LOC117342253, with the protein MARVTSTRAFRFPLYILLWINLYDFVNGAGGAWTIWYNRLPDETGDDQSWVTIRKHGYTVCGNDKPQMAECRVVGSDVTFTETNARVIAPDYLSEPCTRNGLVCYDYDSNNMKCHDYEVRFFCPYTDTEKDRSPDYGLVALAAGLSVLIPLLCVVVLQCIRQIRVKRALHSRTARTQAARDHFGQLESQPVDPGSFTAPPTYESLFSNGQSFPVGTGRDALLQSESSNNSTMDLSHVNEGFSHEDAQQTGIYQISSGTVYPAETGRQVTNLRRFPGMHLSIEDIILLNGGDQRTPPPAYNDAMVIEGPIPPKYSDIQKEHETPVS; encoded by the exons ATGGCCAGGGTCACATCAACACGCGCTTTTCGTTTTCCTTTATACATTCTTCTGTGGATTAATTTATATGATTTCGTTAATGGAGCAG GGGGCGCTTGGACTATCTGGTATAACCGCTTACCTGACGAGACCGGGGATGATCAAAGCTGGGTAACGATACGGAAG CACGGCTACACAGTATGTGGGAACGACAAACCTCAAATGGCAGAATGCCGAGTTGTTGGATCAGATGTGACATTTACTGAAACCAATGCCAGAGTTATTGCCCCTGATTATCTGTCGGAGCCGTGCACAAGAAACGGATTAGTGTGCTATGACTACGACTCAAATAACATGAAATGTCACGATTATGAGGTCCGCTTTTTCTGTccatacacag ATACCGAAAAGGACAGATCTCCAGATTATGGACTGGTGGCATTAGCAGCAGGATTGTCAGTGCTTATCCCCCTTCTCTGTGTCGTAGTTCTTCAATGTATACGTCAGATTCGAGTGAAGAGGGCGCTCCATTCAAGAACAGCAAGAACCCAGGCAGCACGTGACCATTTTGGCCAGTTGGAATCCCAACCTGTAGATCCGGGCAGTTTTACAGCGCCACCTACCTATGAATCGTTATTTAGTAATGGACAAAGTTTCCCCGTGGGTACGGGCAGGGATGCCTTGCTACAAAGCGAATCATCAAATAATTCTACAATGGATTTATCTCATGTAAACGAGGGATTCTCACACGAAGACGCTCAACAAACTGGTATCTATCAAATATCGTCGGGAACAGTGTATCCGGCAGAAACTGGACGCCAAGTGACTAATCTTCGACGGTTTCCCGGCATGCACTTGTCAATTGAAGACATTATCTTATTAAATGGTGGTGACCAGAGAACGCCACCACCTGCATATAACGACGCAATGGTAATTGAGGGCCCTATTCCACCGAAATATTCAGATATACAAAAAGAGCATGAAACCCCCGTATCGTAA